In Archangium violaceum, the following are encoded in one genomic region:
- a CDS encoding M28 family metallopeptidase has protein sequence MSLLRTCTSLLLLVPSLALAREPSPAARRWWSHVEVLASDGMEGRDTGSEGHRRAAGYVAEKLAELGVQPGAGQGYLQDVPLLSRRLVKERSRMALVREGQEEPLSLDEDLILSSLSGRAGPVDAGLVFVGYGLSIPEAGHDDLAGLELKGKVIVVLFGGIPPGVPGNLAAHYGTLAERVKAYTRAGVAGVLGVMNPHAMEVPWERAKVGQDHPVMMLADPALRDLGDIPLFSLASPTLASKLVAGEGHTFEEVAAQAKAGKPMPRFALPVSVRGEVALESSQLTSVNVVGRLPGSDPKLAGESVVLSAHLDHVGLGEPVNGDGDRIYNGAMDNASGVAALLEVARTFQEKKVRPRRSVLFVAVTGEEKGLLGSRAFAAHPTEGSGRMVANLNLDMFMPLTPLKQLVAYGVEESSLAAPLKASARRLGVEVMRDPNPEANVFVRSDQYSFIREGVPALSFKFGYRKGSKEERLHEEWFMKRYHGPSDDLAQPVDREGAVRFVQLLADLTRRVADAPERPSWNEDSFFRRFERAEAPAPTARPIP, from the coding sequence ATGTCCCTCCTCCGCACCTGCACCTCGCTGCTCCTGCTGGTTCCCTCCCTCGCGCTCGCCAGGGAGCCCTCCCCCGCCGCGCGGCGCTGGTGGTCCCACGTGGAGGTGCTCGCCAGCGACGGCATGGAGGGGCGTGACACGGGCAGCGAGGGACACCGCCGCGCCGCCGGATACGTCGCGGAGAAGCTGGCGGAGCTGGGCGTCCAGCCCGGCGCGGGTCAGGGCTATCTCCAGGATGTCCCCCTGCTGTCCCGCCGCCTGGTGAAGGAGCGGAGCCGGATGGCCCTGGTCCGCGAGGGCCAGGAGGAGCCGCTCTCCCTCGATGAGGATCTGATCCTCAGCTCGCTCTCCGGCCGCGCCGGTCCCGTGGACGCGGGGCTCGTCTTCGTCGGGTACGGCCTGAGCATCCCCGAGGCCGGACATGACGACCTGGCCGGGCTGGAGCTGAAGGGCAAGGTCATCGTCGTCCTGTTCGGCGGCATTCCGCCGGGCGTGCCCGGCAACCTGGCCGCCCACTACGGCACCCTCGCCGAGCGCGTGAAGGCGTACACCCGCGCGGGCGTGGCGGGCGTGCTGGGGGTGATGAACCCGCACGCCATGGAGGTCCCCTGGGAGCGCGCGAAGGTGGGGCAGGACCACCCGGTGATGATGCTGGCCGACCCCGCGCTGCGGGACCTGGGTGACATTCCGCTGTTCTCCCTCGCCAGCCCCACGCTCGCGAGCAAGCTGGTCGCGGGCGAAGGCCACACCTTCGAGGAGGTGGCCGCCCAGGCGAAGGCGGGCAAGCCGATGCCGCGCTTCGCCCTGCCCGTCTCGGTGCGCGGCGAGGTGGCCCTGGAGAGCTCCCAGCTCACCTCCGTCAACGTGGTGGGCCGCCTTCCGGGCAGCGACCCGAAGCTGGCCGGCGAGTCCGTGGTCCTCTCGGCGCACCTGGACCACGTGGGCCTGGGCGAGCCGGTGAACGGAGACGGGGACCGCATCTACAACGGCGCCATGGACAACGCCTCCGGCGTGGCCGCCCTGCTGGAGGTGGCCCGCACCTTCCAGGAGAAGAAGGTGCGCCCGCGCCGCTCGGTGCTCTTCGTGGCCGTGACGGGCGAGGAGAAGGGGCTGCTGGGCTCGCGCGCGTTCGCCGCCCATCCGACCGAGGGCAGCGGCCGGATGGTGGCCAACCTGAACCTGGACATGTTCATGCCGCTGACGCCGCTGAAGCAGCTGGTGGCCTATGGCGTGGAGGAGTCCTCGCTGGCCGCGCCCCTGAAGGCGAGCGCCAGGCGACTGGGTGTCGAGGTGATGCGCGACCCCAATCCCGAAGCCAACGTCTTCGTGCGCAGCGATCAGTACAGCTTCATCCGCGAGGGTGTGCCGGCGCTGTCCTTCAAGTTCGGCTACCGCAAGGGGTCGAAAGAGGAGCGCCTGCACGAGGAGTGGTTCATGAAGCGCTACCACGGCCCGTCCGATGACCTGGCGCAGCCGGTGGATCGCGAGGGCGCCGTCCGCTTCGTGCAACTGCTGGCCGACCTCACGAGGCGCGTGGCCGACGCCCCCGAGCGTCCGAGCTGGAACGAGGACAGCTTCTTCCGGCGCTTCGAGCGGGCCGAGGCGCCCGCTCCCACCGCCCGGCCGATTCCCTGA
- the asnS gene encoding asparagine--tRNA ligase, with product MQVVSVKKALDGSIAPDTKVEVRGWVRTRRDSKAGISFINVSDGSTFDPIQVVAPNALPNYEKEVLHLTAGCSVICRGTLVKSQGKGQSFEVQADEVRVLGFVEDPDTYPIQPKQHTLEFLREVAHLRPRTNTFGSITRVRNAAAQAIHRFFHEEGFCWVNTPIITASDAEGAGQMFRVSTLDVVNPPRTPEGKIDWHKDFFGKEAYLTVSGQLNVEAYCLAMSKVYTFGPTFRAENSNTTRHLAEFWMIEPEIAFADLNEDANLAERFLKYVFKAVLTECGPDMKFFEERQQKGVTERMEKFINSSFERIDYTEAIEILKKAKKKFEYAPEWGNDLQTEHERYLTEEHVGRPVVVMNYPEKIKAFYMRLNEDGKTVAAMDVLAPGIGEIIGGSQREERLDMLDKRMEQFGLKPEHYQWYRDLRRYGTVPHAGFGLGFERLIVYMCGLQNIRDAIPYPRVPGWAQF from the coding sequence ATGCAGGTCGTCAGTGTGAAGAAGGCGCTGGATGGTTCGATCGCCCCGGACACGAAGGTCGAGGTGCGCGGCTGGGTGCGCACGCGCCGTGACTCGAAGGCGGGGATCAGCTTCATCAACGTGAGCGACGGCTCCACCTTCGATCCGATCCAGGTGGTCGCGCCGAACGCTCTGCCCAACTACGAGAAGGAGGTGCTGCACCTCACCGCGGGCTGCTCCGTCATCTGCCGCGGCACGCTCGTGAAGTCGCAGGGCAAGGGCCAGTCGTTCGAGGTGCAGGCCGACGAGGTGCGGGTGCTCGGCTTCGTGGAGGACCCGGACACCTACCCCATCCAGCCCAAGCAGCACACGCTGGAGTTCCTCCGCGAGGTGGCGCACCTGAGGCCGCGCACCAACACCTTCGGCTCCATCACCCGCGTGCGCAACGCCGCGGCGCAGGCCATCCACCGCTTCTTCCACGAGGAGGGCTTCTGCTGGGTGAACACGCCGATCATCACCGCCAGCGACGCCGAGGGCGCCGGGCAGATGTTCCGCGTGTCCACGCTGGACGTGGTGAACCCGCCGCGCACGCCGGAGGGGAAGATCGACTGGCACAAGGACTTCTTCGGCAAGGAGGCCTACCTCACCGTTTCTGGCCAGTTGAACGTGGAGGCGTACTGCCTGGCGATGTCGAAGGTGTACACGTTCGGGCCGACGTTCCGGGCGGAGAACTCGAACACCACGCGGCACCTGGCCGAGTTCTGGATGATCGAGCCGGAGATCGCCTTCGCGGACCTGAACGAGGACGCGAACCTGGCGGAGCGGTTCCTCAAGTACGTCTTCAAGGCGGTGCTCACCGAGTGCGGGCCCGACATGAAGTTCTTCGAGGAGCGCCAGCAGAAGGGCGTCACCGAGCGGATGGAGAAGTTCATCAACTCGAGCTTCGAGCGGATCGACTACACGGAGGCGATCGAGATCCTGAAGAAGGCGAAGAAGAAGTTCGAGTACGCGCCGGAGTGGGGGAACGATCTGCAGACGGAGCACGAGCGCTACCTGACGGAGGAGCACGTGGGCCGGCCGGTGGTGGTGATGAACTACCCGGAGAAGATCAAGGCGTTCTACATGCGCCTGAACGAGGACGGGAAGACGGTGGCGGCGATGGACGTGCTGGCGCCGGGGATCGGGGAGATCATCGGAGGGAGCCAGCGCGAGGAGCGGCTGGACATGCTGGACAAGCGCATGGAGCAGTTCGGGCTGAAGCCGGAGCACTACCAGTGGTACCGGGACCTGCGACGTTACGGGACGGTGCCGCACGCGGGCTTCGGGTTGGGGTTCGAGCGGCTCATCGTCTACATGTGCGGCTTGCAGAACATCCGTGACGCGATCCCCTACCCGCGAGTGCCGGGCTGGGCGCAGTTCTGA
- a CDS encoding amino acid permease, with protein sequence MRSLFQRKQIADLLPEGESSGGLKRALGTGDLIMLSIGAVIGAGIFSTLGTAAAGEVLPSGEVVRHGAGPALVMSFLLLGGVCALAALCYAELASMIPQSGSAYAYSYATLGEIIAWIIGWDLILEYAVGNVAVAIAWAGYFNSLISPWVHIPGWLTHGYYNVQASTDPAIHGLLETAPRLFGIPVLVNLPAFLIVMLITWLLVIGVKESTRVNNAMVVVKLLVLALFIGVGAMHINPANYTPFAPNGFTGVHQAAAIVFFAYIGFDAISTAAEETKDPQRTLPKGILLGLGVCTVIYVIVGAVATGLIPYQQLKSSDPLAHAFEVAGLTHFSWIISLGAVVSMAAVLLVFQYGQPRIFYAMARDGLLPPWAAKIHPKYRTPHVTTLVTGVLVALGALVADDAATYDLTNIGTLSAFMLVCLGVPVLRLKDPNRPRPFKVPFVWPVSLAGAAACLFVMKGLPVHAWERFGIWLAIGLVLYFAYGYRNSVLRRGVAPVDLEAQVSPDIGQGK encoded by the coding sequence ATGCGTTCACTCTTCCAACGCAAGCAGATCGCCGACCTGCTCCCCGAGGGGGAGTCGTCCGGTGGTCTGAAGCGTGCGCTGGGCACCGGCGACCTCATCATGCTCTCCATCGGCGCGGTCATCGGCGCCGGTATCTTCTCCACGCTCGGGACCGCGGCCGCCGGCGAGGTGCTCCCCTCGGGTGAGGTGGTGCGCCACGGTGCCGGCCCCGCCCTGGTGATGTCGTTCCTGCTGCTCGGCGGGGTGTGCGCCCTGGCGGCGCTCTGCTACGCCGAGCTGGCCTCGATGATCCCCCAGTCCGGCAGCGCCTACGCGTACTCCTACGCGACGCTGGGGGAGATCATCGCGTGGATCATCGGGTGGGATCTCATCCTCGAGTACGCGGTGGGCAACGTGGCGGTGGCCATCGCCTGGGCCGGGTACTTCAACTCGCTCATCTCCCCCTGGGTGCACATCCCGGGCTGGCTGACGCACGGCTACTACAACGTGCAGGCGAGCACGGATCCCGCCATCCACGGCCTGCTGGAGACCGCCCCGCGCCTCTTCGGCATCCCCGTGCTGGTGAACCTGCCGGCCTTCCTCATCGTGATGCTCATCACCTGGCTGCTGGTCATCGGGGTCAAGGAGAGCACCCGGGTCAACAACGCCATGGTGGTGGTGAAGCTGCTGGTGCTCGCCCTCTTCATCGGCGTCGGCGCGATGCACATCAACCCGGCCAACTACACGCCCTTCGCCCCCAACGGCTTCACCGGCGTGCATCAGGCGGCGGCCATCGTCTTCTTCGCCTACATCGGCTTCGACGCCATCTCCACCGCGGCCGAGGAGACGAAGGATCCCCAGCGCACCCTGCCCAAGGGCATCCTCCTGGGACTGGGCGTGTGCACCGTCATCTACGTCATCGTCGGCGCGGTGGCCACGGGCCTCATCCCCTACCAGCAGCTCAAGTCCTCGGACCCGCTGGCCCACGCCTTCGAGGTGGCGGGACTCACGCACTTCAGCTGGATCATCTCCCTGGGCGCGGTCGTCTCCATGGCGGCGGTGCTGCTCGTCTTCCAGTACGGCCAGCCACGCATCTTCTACGCCATGGCGCGCGATGGTCTGCTGCCCCCCTGGGCGGCGAAGATCCACCCCAAGTACCGCACGCCCCACGTCACCACGCTCGTCACCGGCGTGCTGGTGGCGCTCGGCGCGCTGGTGGCCGATGACGCCGCCACCTACGACCTGACCAACATCGGCACCCTGTCAGCCTTCATGCTGGTGTGTCTGGGCGTGCCGGTGCTGCGGCTGAAGGATCCGAACCGCCCCCGGCCCTTCAAGGTGCCCTTCGTCTGGCCGGTGTCCCTGGCCGGCGCGGCCGCCTGTCTCTTCGTCATGAAGGGCCTGCCCGTACACGCCTGGGAGCGCTTCGGCATCTGGCTGGCGATCGGCCTCGTCCTCTACTTCGCCTACGGCTACCGCAACTCCGTGCTGCGGCGGGGCGTGGCTCCGGTGGACCTGGAGGCCCAGGTCAGTCCCGACATCGGCCAGGGGAAGTGA
- a CDS encoding 1,4-dihydroxy-2-naphthoyl-CoA synthase, producing MTVSAIFNPARWREVEGFTFEDITYHRAVEHGTVRIAFNRPEVRNAFRPKTVDELYTALDHARMTTDVGCVLITGNGPSPKDGGWAFCSGGDQRIRGKDGYKYEGDEAGKPDVGRLGRLHILEVQRLIRFMPKIVIAVVPGWAAGGGHSLHVVCDMTLASKEHARFKQTDPDVASFDSGYGSALLARQVGQKKAREIFFLGLDYTADQAAAMGAINLSVPHEQLEDVALEWAGIINSKSPTAMRMLKYGFNLPDDGMVGQQLFAGEATRLAYGTEEAQEGRDAFVEKREKNFKRFPWHY from the coding sequence ATGACCGTTTCCGCCATCTTCAATCCCGCGCGCTGGCGCGAGGTGGAAGGCTTCACGTTCGAAGACATCACCTACCACCGCGCCGTGGAGCACGGCACGGTGCGCATCGCCTTCAACCGGCCCGAGGTGCGCAACGCCTTCCGGCCCAAGACGGTGGACGAGCTGTATACCGCGCTCGACCACGCGCGCATGACCACCGACGTGGGCTGCGTGCTCATCACCGGCAACGGGCCCTCGCCCAAGGACGGCGGCTGGGCGTTCTGCTCGGGCGGAGATCAACGCATCCGCGGCAAGGACGGCTACAAGTACGAGGGCGATGAGGCCGGCAAGCCCGACGTCGGCCGCCTGGGCCGGCTGCACATCCTCGAGGTGCAGCGGCTGATCCGCTTCATGCCCAAGATCGTCATCGCCGTGGTGCCCGGGTGGGCGGCGGGCGGTGGGCACAGCCTGCACGTGGTGTGCGACATGACCCTGGCCAGCAAGGAGCACGCGCGCTTCAAGCAGACGGATCCGGACGTGGCCAGCTTCGACAGCGGCTACGGCTCGGCGCTGCTCGCGCGGCAGGTGGGCCAGAAGAAGGCGCGGGAGATCTTCTTCCTGGGACTCGACTACACGGCGGATCAGGCCGCCGCCATGGGGGCCATCAACCTGTCCGTGCCGCACGAGCAGCTCGAGGACGTGGCCCTGGAGTGGGCGGGCATCATCAACTCCAAGAGCCCCACGGCGATGCGCATGCTGAAGTACGGCTTCAACCTGCCGGATGACGGCATGGTGGGCCAGCAGCTCTTCGCGGGCGAGGCGACGCGGCTGGCCTACGGCACCGAGGAGGCCCAGGAAGGCCGCGACGCCTTCGTGGAGAAGCGCGAGAAGAACTTCAAGCGCTTCCCCTGGCACTACTGA
- a CDS encoding cyclic nucleotide-binding domain-containing protein, whose product MSDTRGPNEDVDVQLSSSQEPEAALSDYEALAESWARQGWLLRAVALCRVILRLEPGHEPTRRLLAELDARRMDVSGGAVEPVPAIEDGPARASLFSRLGEREFLSVLEALELRDFQPGETIVEEGEPGSSLFAIVEGSVEVVRSPRSGRRRTVAFLGEGDFFGEMSLLSDVPRLASVRAFERTAVLELTRERLERIIQRHPSVEEVLRSFHRERLLDDVLRSNPIFRLLTPSAREALARDFQLCSRPAGTRLLEQGQAVDGLYVLLRGRCQVRHRHPDGSESHLRTLGEGDVFGEISLMLGLPATATVLADTSSLLLRLDWGSCERNLFDQPGVCEALSRMGNERLLSSAGLLFESSSRGETPRT is encoded by the coding sequence ATGTCAGACACACGGGGTCCGAACGAAGACGTGGATGTCCAACTCTCCTCCAGCCAGGAGCCGGAAGCGGCGCTCTCGGACTACGAGGCGCTGGCGGAGTCCTGGGCCCGGCAGGGCTGGCTATTGCGTGCCGTGGCCCTGTGCAGGGTCATCCTCCGGCTCGAGCCGGGTCATGAGCCCACGCGGCGGCTGCTGGCGGAGCTCGATGCCCGGAGGATGGACGTGTCGGGGGGCGCGGTGGAGCCGGTGCCGGCCATCGAGGACGGGCCGGCGCGCGCCTCCCTGTTCTCGCGGCTCGGCGAGCGGGAGTTCCTCTCGGTGTTGGAGGCGCTGGAGCTGCGCGACTTCCAGCCGGGAGAGACGATCGTCGAGGAGGGTGAGCCGGGCAGCTCCCTGTTCGCCATCGTGGAAGGAAGCGTGGAGGTGGTGAGGAGCCCGCGGTCGGGAAGGCGGCGCACGGTGGCCTTCCTGGGCGAGGGCGACTTCTTCGGAGAGATGTCGCTGCTCTCCGACGTGCCGAGGCTCGCGAGTGTCAGGGCCTTCGAGCGCACGGCGGTGTTGGAGCTGACGCGCGAGCGGCTGGAGCGGATCATCCAGCGGCACCCCTCCGTGGAAGAGGTGTTGCGCTCCTTCCACCGCGAGCGCCTGTTGGACGACGTGCTGCGCTCCAATCCAATCTTCCGGCTCCTCACGCCCTCGGCGAGGGAGGCCCTGGCCCGTGATTTCCAGCTCTGCTCCAGGCCCGCGGGGACGCGCCTGCTCGAGCAGGGGCAGGCGGTGGATGGCCTGTACGTGCTGCTGCGGGGACGGTGCCAGGTGCGGCACCGTCACCCGGACGGGAGCGAGAGCCACCTGCGCACCCTGGGCGAGGGCGACGTGTTCGGGGAGATCTCCCTGATGCTCGGCCTGCCGGCCACCGCGACCGTGCTCGCGGACACGTCCAGCCTGTTGCTGCGGCTGGACTGGGGGAGCTGCGAGCGGAACCTCTTCGACCAGCCCGGGGTGTGCGAGGCGCTCTCGCGAATGGGCAACGAGCGCCTCCTGAGCTCGGCCGGACTGCTCTTCGAGTCCTCGTCGCGCGGAGAGACCCCGCGCACCTGA